A window of the Linepithema humile isolate Giens D197 chromosome 4, Lhum_UNIL_v1.0, whole genome shotgun sequence genome harbors these coding sequences:
- the LOC105671593 gene encoding odorant receptor 10 has product MSWNDDVSYAMTPCKLFTLPIGGWPLQEYNTFALARYIISCCGMSVELILSYLNLHYNCNDTYENLDSLMLFVCAILGLTKLSMYRIYADNLTRNYSSAISDYLAIDTEEKRIIMRRHAFMGRIIFCCVVIFGCIGSLALVVAPIVTNYQDVQINISINDYTPGYPIPATCTLGNFHFSTSLYLMIFIVQCIAIAATSSANLGNDSLFLAITLHVCGQMELLRIEFSDFDMESKNINQDFMKLTKRHCYLLNHIKLLTDAVNLVLLAQLLISGFLICLIGFQLILALKGGDLVMIAKTTMALMTFLLQLFAYSVVGHYLKSQTENMAHSIYCCNWHCFSLKMMKNVLFIITRSQQSIPFTAGKFIIVNLETYMSILKTSFSYLSVLRVMLDT; this is encoded by the exons ATGTCATGGAATGACGATGTGTCGTACGCTATGACTCCTTGTAAACTCTTTACTTTACCTATAGGTGGTTGGCCCTTGCAAGAATACAATACATTTGCTTTAGCCCGTTATATCATATCCTGCTGCGGTATG agtGTGGAGCTGATTTTGTCGTACTTAAACCTCCACTACAATTGCAACGATACATACGAAAATCTTGACTCTCTTATGCTTTTCGTTTGTGCCATTCTTGGTTTAACAAAACTATCGATGTACCGCATTTACGCTGACAATTTAACTCGTAATTATTCTTCTGCCATCAGTGATTATCTTGCGATTGACACTGAAGAAAAACGCATAATCATGCGACGACATGCTTTCATGGGAAGAATTATATTCTGCTGTGTCGTAATATTTGGTTGCATCGGTTCACTTGCTTTAGTGGTGGCACCTATTGTGACAAATTATCAGGATGTCCAAATCAATATATCTATCAATGATTACACTCCAGGATATCCCATTCCCGCAACATGCACATTAGGGAATTTTCATTTCTCGACGAGTTTGTACTTGATGATTTTTATAGTGCAGTGTATTGCAATAGCGGCCACTTCCTCTGCCAATCTCG gCAATGACTCACTTTTTCTCGCGATCACTTTGCATGTTTGCGGGCAAATGGAACTCCTAAGAATTGAATTTAGTGATTTTGATATGGAAAGCAAAAATATCAATCAAGATTTTATGAAACTGACGAAGAGACATTGTTATctattaaatcatataaaattactgacTGATGCAGTAAATCTTGTTCTACTAGCGCAGTTACTCATCAGTGGCTTTCTTATTTGTCTAATCG gtTTTCAATTGATTCTGGCGTTAAAAGGGGGTGACCTAGTAATGATAGCTAAAACTACAATGGCGTTAATGACTTTCCTGTTGCAATTATTTGCCTACTCTGTCGTGGGCCACTATTTGAAAAGTCAAACAGAGAACATGGCGCATTCTATTTACTGCTGTAATTGGCATTGCTTCTCAttgaaaatgatgaaaaacgTCTTGTTTATCATCACGCGGTCGCAACAATCCATTCCGTTCACAGCTGGcaaatttatcattgttaaCTTGGAGACTTATATgtctatattaaaaacttcCTTTTCATACTTATCCGTTTTACGTGTAATGTTAGACACCTAG
- the LOC136999587 gene encoding odorant receptor 13a-like, translated as MKTDWNSGMEYGFLELRMMMWILGIWPLQKNNLACTFRCLMILIIESLTIIIVLIESYQNCGNAKDSLEMFLFLEAGLHALINVIFSRFYMKKFAINVNSAIDDWSSSLIKKNTNVIMARYARISRVIVVFQSVFAFVAILIYYFFIITANKQQVVIIGNNTVILWSFVIPMTCFFSGVSYSMYKLLLIMQLLQLFILFISECAVDSFFFALTMHLCGQLELLKIRFNKLGKKINEKNYYQNNLRSWIKRHYELIALAKNIEDSFNINLLIRILIITFTIAISGIRSLVSFKHQNYTDVIKSIMFIQYYTIQSFLFTYAGDALQNQSESIVSAIYNTTWHELPYSAVKDLILIMMRTKIPLQFTAGKFFYVTRRTTTDILKTALTYISFLQVTMEV; from the exons ATGAAGACAGATTGGAACAGTGGTATGGAATATGGTTTTTTGGAATTAAGGATGATGATGTGGATACTCGGTATATGGCCTTTACAGAAGAATAATTTGGCTTGCACATTTCGTTGTCTTATGATATTGATAATAGAG TCTCTCACAATAATCATCGTGCTGATAGAATCTTACCAAAATTGTGGAAATGCCAAAGATTCTCtggaaatgtttcttttcttggAAGCCGGTTTACACGCGctgataaatgttattttctcgcgtttttatatgaaaaaatttgccataaatgtaaattctgCTATTGACGATTGGTCCTCTTcgttgataaagaaaaatactaacGTAATAATGGCAAGGTACGCACGAATCAGTCGAGTAATCGTCGTATTCCAATCAGTGTTTGCGTTTGTAGCCATTTTGATATACTACTTCTTCATTATCACGGCAAATAAACAACAG gTTGTAATTATTGGTAACAACACCGTAATTTTGTGGAGTTTCGTGATTCCAATGACATGTTTCTTTAGCGGGGTTTCATATTCCATGTATAAACTACTTCTTATTATGCAGTTATTACAGttgtttatactttttatatcgGAGTGCGCAGTTGATAGCTTTTTCTTTGCTCTTACTATGCACCTCTGCGGTCAACTAGAGCTCTTAAAAATTCGTTTCAATAAactcggaaaaaaaataaacgaaaaaaattattatcaaaataacttGAGATCTTGGATCAAAAGACATTATGAACTAATAGCACTggctaaaaatattgaagactCCTTCAACATCAATCTTTTGATTCGTATACTAATAATTACTTTCACAATTGCGATAtcag GAATTCGTAGTCTAGTGTCTTTTaaacatcaaaattatactgatgtgataaaaagtataatgttTATCCAGTACTATACTATACAATCTTTCCTGTTTACATACGCCGGCGATGCTTTGCAGAATCAAAGCGAATCGATCGTTTCGGCGATATATAATACAACGTGGCACGAATTGCCGTACAGCGCAGTGAAGGATTTAATACTTATTATGATGCGAACGAAGATTCCTCTTCAGTTTACTGCtgggaaatttttttatgtaacaagGAGAACTACGACAGACATCCTTAAAACTGCGTTAACATACATATCGTTCTTACAGGTGACAATGGAagtataa
- the LOC136999584 gene encoding odorant receptor 13a-like → MKSDWNSGMEYGFSELRKMMWILGIWPLQKNDLVCTFRYLMILILESLTIIVMLIESYQNCGNAKDSLEMFLFMEASFHALINVISSRFYMKKIAKNVNSAVDDWSFSLIKKNTNVIMARYARIGRVIVVFQPVFALVATLIYYFSIITANKQQVVIIGNNTVILWNFILPATCFFSGISYSMYKLLLIIQLLQLFILFISECAIDSFFFAITMHLCGQLELLRIHFNKLGKKINEKNHYRNNLRSWIKRHYELIALAKNIEDSFNIIILIRMLIITFTVAISGIRCLVSFKHQNYTDVIKSIMFIQYYTIQSFLFTHAGDTLQNQSESIVSAIYNTTWHELPYTAVKDLILIMMRTKIPLQLTAGKFFFITRRTTTDILKTAVAYISFLQVTMEV, encoded by the exons ATGAAGTCAGATTGGAACAGTGGTATGGAATATGGTTTTTCGGAATTAAGGAAGATGATGTGGATACTCGGTATATGGCCTTTACAGAAGAATGATTTGGTCTGCACATTTCGTTATCTTATGATATTGATATTAGAG TCTCTCACAATAATCGTCATGCTGATAGAATCTTACCAAAATTGTGGAAATGCCAAAGATTCTTTGGAGATGTTTCTTTTCATGGAAGCCAGTTTTCACGCGCTGATAAATGTTATTTCCTCGcgtttttatatgaaaaaaattgccaaAAATGTGAATTCTGCTGTTGACGATTGGTCCTTTTcgttgataaagaaaaatactaacGTAATAATGGCAAGGTACGCACGAATCGGTCGAGTAATCGTCGTATTCCAACCAGTGTTTGCGCTTGTAGCCACTTTGATATACTACTTCTCCATTATCACGGCAAATAAACAACAG GTTGTAATTATTGGTAACAACACCGTAATTTTGTGGAATTTTATCCTTCCAGCAACATGTTTCTTTAGCGGGATTTCATATTCCATGTATAAACTACTTCTTATTATTCAGTTATTACAGTTGTTCATACTTTTCATATCGGAGTGCGCGATTGATAGCTTTTTCTTTGCTATTACTATGCACCTTTGCGGTCAACTAGAGCTTTTGAgaattcattttaataaacttggaaaaaaaataaatgaaaagaatcaTTATCGAAATAACTTAAGATCTTGGATCAAAAGGCATTACGAACTTATAGCATTggctaaaaatattgaagactccttcaatatcattattttgattCGTATgctaataattacttttacagTTGCGATAtcag GAATTCGTTGTCTAGTGTCTTTTaaacatcaaaattatactgatgtgataaaaagtataatgttTATCCAGTACTATACTATACAATCTTTCCTGTTTACACACGCCGGCGATACTTTGCAGAATCAAAGCGAATCGATCGTTTCGGCGATATATAACACAACGTGGCACGAATTGCCGTACACCGCAGTGAAGGATTTGATACTTATTATGATGCGAACGAAGATTCCTCTTCAGCTCACTGCtgggaaatttttttttataacaaggAGAACTACAACAGACATTTTAAAAACTGCCGTAGCATACATATCGTTCTTACAGGTGACAATGGAAGTATAa
- the LOC105672430 gene encoding uncharacterized protein, producing MASERWKNDIAYAMTPFKLLAWPIGVWPLQVYNVYSLVRCVVATCCMSIIVILPTMEIYMGCTDAEQNIDSLMLICCGVLGVQKTIIFRIYANNLKANYGAALNDYKTIEDAEHRFIMRRHASVGRILSCFMVFFSYFSVIIYSLIPLLGDDQSYQVNITSEDAVLEYPMPSRCALEYFNAPTSIDLFYRIISLFEFIVLILTCTCNHGNDSLFLNITLHVCGQVKILKARFIDFDVTKPQVYDRLNALIQRHNHLIVLAKKLASTISTVLLTQLFISSLLLCIMGFQFILALKFNNPVMMGKSFMVLCTMTTQVTVYSVVGDYLKSQMEEIGLYIYQSTWYALPAKLMKHLVFIIMRTQSPTKLQAGNFVVLIMMILVQLEMYHGCSDMYQKLDSLMMITCGFLGILKITMFRVYADNLIRNFTSAVNDYDTIDSEEKRIIMRRHAFMGRATCYSAVIFSYFSTMGLILAPLLANDKDVKINISTSESALIYPIPSSCTLQFMSSWTIIYIIIFVLQCMALTITCNANLGSDSLFLAITLHVCGQMELLRKEFTNFGVKQKNINEDFSKLMERHCYLLDHVELLIQAINFALLLQLLVSCILICVMGFQFLVALNNNDIVMLIKTGAISVTLLSQLFAYSYVGNYLKYQTEETAYSIYCCNWYYLSVNLMKNILFVIARSQHPIQLAAGKFFVINIETYMFILKTSLSYLSVLRVMLE from the exons ATGGCAAGTGAACGATGGAAGAACGATATCGCATACGCGATGACTCCCTTCAAGCTGTTAGCATGGCCTATCGGCGTTTGGCCACTTCAAGTTTATAACGTCTATTCGCTAGTACGATGTGTCGTGGCTACTTGTTGCATG AGCATAATAGTGATCTTGCCTACCATGGAGATTTACATGGGCTGCACTGACGCGGAGCAGAATATAGACAGCCTTATGTTGATCTGTTGCGGCGTGCTCGGTGTACAGAAGACAATTATATTTCGCATTTACGCGAACAATTTAAAAGCCAATTACGGTGCTGCTTTAAATGATTATAAGACAATTGAAGATGCAGAGCACCGTTTCATTATGCGAAGACACGCTTCTGTCGGGAGAATTCTCTCTTGTTTCATGGTGTTCTTCTCTTACTTcagtgtaataatttattcgctCATTCCTCTCCTGGGCGATGACCAAAGTTACCAGGTTAACATAACGAGCGAAGACGCTGTATTGGAATACCCAATGCCGTCAAGATGTGCATTAGAATATTTCAATGCTCCGACGAGCATTGacttattttatagaataatcaGTCTTTTCGAATTTATCGTACTAATACTTACGTGTACCTGTAATCAcg GTAACGACTCCTTGTTTCTCAATATAACGTTGCACGTTTGCGGTcaagtgaaaattttaaaagctcGTTTCATTGACTTTGATGTTACAAAACCGCAAGTCTACGATCGTTTAAACGCTCTAATTCAAAGGCATAACCATTTGATAGTGTTAGCCAAGAAACTTGCCAGTACAATTAGTACTGTTTTGCTGacgcaattatttattagcaGTCTACTTTTGTGCATAATgg gatttcaatttattctagcgttaaaattcaataatccTGTTATGATGGGGAAAAGCTTTATGGTACTGTGTACCATGACAACACAAGTGACGGTATATAGTGTTGTCGGGGATTATTTAAAGTCCCAAATGGAAGAAATTGGactttacatttatcaaagtACTTGGTATGCTCTTCctgcaaaattaatgaaacacttagtttttattattatgcgGACACAATCTCCTACCAAGCTGCAAGCTGGAAATTTCGTTGTA CTCATTATGATGATATTAGTGCAGCTTGAAATGTATCACGGTTGCAGCGATATGTATCAGAAACTCGACTCTCTTATGATGATCACTTGCGGCTTTCTCGGTATTTTAAAGATAACAATGTTCCGCGTTTACGCCGATAATTTGATACGCAATTTTACTTCTGCCGTGAACGATTATGACACAATTGACAGCGAGGAGAAGCGAATAATTATGCGGCGACACGCTTTCATGGGAAGGGCAACTTGCTACAGTGCCgtaattttctcttatttcagTACAATGGGTTTGATTCTGGCGCCTTTGTTGGCAAATGATAAGgatgtcaaaattaatatatccaCCAGTGAATCTGCATTGATATATCCAATTCCTTCATCATGCACATTGCAGTTTATGAGTAGTTGGACGatcatatacataataatctTTGTGCTGCAATGTATGGCATTAACGATCACTTGCAATGCCAATTTag GCAGTGATTCACTTTTTCTCGCGATTACTCTGCATGTTTGCGGTCAAATGGAACTTTTAAGAAAGgaatttactaattttggtgtgaaacaaaaaaatataaatgaagatttttcaaaattaatggaAAGACACTGTTATCTATTGGATCATGTGGAACTTCTGATCcaagcaattaattttgctttattacTGCAATTGCTTGTTAGCTGCATTCTTATTTGCGTAATgg GTTTCCAATTTCTCGTGGCGTTGAATAATAATGACATagtaatgttaattaaaactgGAGCGATATCAGTTACTTTGCTGTCACAGTTATTTGCCTATTCTTACGTGGGCAATTATCTGAAGTATCAAACGGAAGAAACTGCATATTCGATTTACTGCTGCAACTGGTATTACTTATCGGTTAATTTGatgaagaatatattattcgtCATCGCACGATCGCAACATCCCATTCAATTAGCAGCTGGCAAATTTTTCGTCATTAACATTGAGACTtacatgtttatattaaaaacttctCTTTCATATTTGTCCGTGCTACGTGTAATGCTGgagtga
- the LOC105672428 gene encoding odorant receptor 2a-like has translation MVFWNKDAAYALSSCKILAWPVGAWPIEDDTFYSRIRWLFAIISEILLVTTLVMDVYLACKNTTEDPIDTYVVLASAILVIVKLTLLRLQRSTLSINIYSAVQDWYSVKNVKSRDIMIYHARTARIISLSLFYSGFFAFMLYMLKLLPFVNGTNERVFYLPTSCLFKSVSNLQYVLITFYQVVQLLITYAGNCCTEGIFVGITMHLCGQLELLMIDFRQIDQHKKECERGSIFKELVVRHRQLLRLTETIEDSYNMIILTQTLTSAILICITGFGLIESLYIHDTIMMVKSIVIMIVMLLQSFLYSYAGDNLRDQSEALSFALYDSNWCDFSPNDIRDLAFIMLKTNISIRLTAGKFFYVTRATFTDILKTAVSYLSALRVMIEKQETNSH, from the exons ATGGTCTTTTGGAATAAGGATGCTGCTTACGCGCTGTCGAGTTGCAAAATTTTGGCATGGCCTGTAGGAGCGTGGCCGATTGAGGATGACACTTTTTATTCAAGAATACGTTGGCTATTTGCGATTATAAGCGAG attttgcTGGTGACAACACTCGTAATGGACGTGTATCTCGCTTGCAAGAACACCACCGAGGATCCGATTGATACATATGTGGTGCTCGCAAGCGCGATATTAGTAATTGTCAAACTCACTCTGCTGCGCTTGCAACGATCCACACTCTCGATCAACATTTACTCTGCTGTCCAGGATTGGTACAGCGTGAAGAATGTGAAATCGCGCGATATCATGATCTATCATGCTCGCACGGCGAGAATAATCTCATTATCATTGTTTTATTCCGGATTCTTCGCCTTTATGCTTTACATGTTGAAGCTCTTGCCGTTCGTAAACGGGACCAATGAAAGGGTGTTTTATCTTCCGACATCCTGCCTCTTCAAGTCGGTTTCCAATCTGCAATATGTTCTCATTACGTTCTATCAGGTAGTTCAATTGCTCATCACGTACGCTGGAAATTGCTGTACGGAAGGGATTTTTGTCGGTATCACGATGCATCTGTGCGGGCAGCTTGAACTTCTAATGATCGACTTTCGGCAGATTGATCAGCACAAGAAAGAGTGCGAAAGAGGCAGTATTTTTAAAGAACTCGTCGTTAGGCATCGACAATTGTTAAGACTTACAGAGACCATCGAAGATTCctataatatgataattttgacTCAAACTCTCACCAGTGCCATTTTGATATGTATAACAG GTTTCGGGCTCATCGAATCTTTGTATATTCACGACACAATTATGATGGTGAAGAGCATTGTAATAATGATCGTCATGTTGCTACAATCTTTCCTGTATTCATACGCGGGCGATAATTTGAGAGATCAAAGCGAGGCCCTGTCCTTTGCCCTTTATGATAGCAACTGGTGCGATTTTTCGCCCAATGACATAAGAGATCTGGcgtttattatgttaaaaactAACATATCTATTCGTCTAACAGCCGGAAAATTCTTCTACGTAACACGTGCCACCTTCACGGATATCTTGAAGACGGCAGTATCTTACTTGTCTGCTTTACGCGTTATGATTGAAAAACAAGAAACAAAtagtcattaa
- the LOC105671591 gene encoding odorant receptor 10-like, with translation MDKGRHLCIAYNIPLAIMLWNEDVAYAMTPFKLLTAPVGGWPLQEYNKFALARYIISICSMSVELIMSYLDIYYGCSDMYEILDSVMIIVCAILGLVKLSMFRIYADNLICNYSSAVSDYLAIDTEAKRTIMRRHAFMGRIFFYSVVLFGIFVSLGLVTAPIIPSNKDAQVNVSINDDVLGYPISSTCTLARFHFSTTLYLVIFIVQSFLIGATFFSNLGNDSLFLAITLHVCGQMELLRIEFSDFATEKGNVNQDFMKLVTRHSYLLNLARLLADAVHFILLVQLFISSVLICIMGFQLIVALKVGDALMIAKTAMALLTFSLEMFAYSFVGNYLKNQMEEVAHSIFSCNWHCMSVKLMKNILFVIAQSQQPIQLTAGKFLVVNLQTYMSILKTSFSYLSVLRVTLDT, from the exons ATGGACAAAGGCCGACATTTGTGTATAGCGTATAACATCCCCTTGGCTATAATGTTATGGAATGAGGATGTGGCATATGCTATGACtcctttcaaattattaactGCACCTGTAGGCGGTTGGCCCTTGCaagaatacaataaattcGCTTTAGCGCGTTATATCATATCCATCTGCAGCATG agTGTGGAGCTCATTATGTCATACCTCGACATTTATTACGGTTGCAGTGATATGTACGAAATACTTGACTCAGTTATGATTATCGTTTGTGCCATTCTTGGTTTAGTAAAACTATCGATGTTCCGCATTTACGCCGATAATCtgatttgtaattattcttcTGCCGTCAGCGATTATCTTGCGATCGACACTGAAGCGAAACGCACGATCATGCGACGGCACGCTTTCATgggaagaatatttttctacagtGTTGTGTTATTTGGCATTTTTGTTAGCCTTGGTTTGGTGACGGCGCCTATAATACCAAGTAATAAAGATGCTCAAGTTAACGTATCTATCAATGACGATGTATTGGGATATCCCATTTCCTCAACATGCACATTAGCGCGCTTTCATTTCTCAACGACTTTGTACTTGGTGATTTTTATAGTGCAGAGTTTTTTGATAGGAGCCACTTTCTTTTCCAATCTcg gcAATGATTCACTGTTTCTCGCGATCACTTTGCATGTTTGCGGGCAAATGGAACTCCTAAGAATCGAATTTAGTGATTTTGCTACGGAAAAAGGAAATGTCAATCaagattttatgaaattggTAACAAGACACAGTTATTTATTGAATCTTGCAAGATTACTGGCCGATGCAGTTCATTTCATTCTATTAGTGCAATTATTCATCAGCTCTGTTCTTATTTGTATAATGG gttTTCAATTAATTGTGGCATTGAAAGTAGGTGACGCATTAATGATAGCTAAAACTGCAATGGCATTACTTACTTTTTCATTAGAGATGTTTGCTTATTCTTTTGTGGGCAATTATTTGAAGAATCAGATGGAGGAAGTTGCGCACTCAATCTTCTCCTGCAATTGGCATTGCATGTCGGTGAAATTGATGAAGAACATTTTGTTCGTCATTGCACAATCGCAGCAACCCATTCAGTTGACAGCTGGTAAATTCCTCGTCGTTAACTTGCAAACTTACATGTCAATATTGAAAACTTCCTTTTCATACTTGTCTGTGTTACGTGTGACGCTGGATACGTAA
- the LOC136999578 gene encoding odorant receptor 13a-like produces the protein MVSCKTWNKEMSYEFSLYKPIMWPIGSWPLDHGKNFAKYRALFVITTQAIMIVCLSLYINHRDDDTLDMLVDHLMLIACGVLTILKVFLIRLHRDDLLKNLCNAASDWTYITNRDHRQVMLRYTKLGRFVFFFQMCSSYIVLIPLIAGSFLSFVTQPTSWNVTSNTRSEEETRVVELPQEMICPFDAQIVCFGIYILQTVQLISTSTGNVGTDVFVFAVCMHLCGQLEILASELLRFHEGKENNSWARAKMITLIDRHCLLLNLAKNISDTLDIILIVQLVVHASLICLIGLQLIWSLAMSDFVLVVRSILSFNILMIQIFLYSYMGETLSFRAQAISRAIYLSKWYDLPANIIRDLYFVIARANVPICITVGKFFNMDLNSFKNILKASASYFSVLQIMLME, from the exons ATGGTGTCGTGCAAAACGTGGAATAAAGAAATGTCTTATGAATTTTCCCTGTATAAGCCAATAATGTGGCCAATCGGTTCCTGGCCATTGGATCATGgcaaaaattttgcgaaatatcGCGCACTATTTGTTATAACTACGCAG GCTATCATGATAGTTTGTCTAAGCTTATATATTAATCACCGTGACGATGACACTCTGGATATGCTCGTCGATCACTTGATGTTGATAGCCTGCGGCGTTTTGACCATCTTAAAGGTATTCCTGATACGGTTGCATCGCGATGACCTGCTGAAGAACTTGTGCAACGCAGCAAGTGACTGGACGTACATTACGAATCGGGATCATCGACAAGTTATGCTTCGCTACACTAAACTGGGCAGATTTGTCTTCTTTTTTCAGATGTGTTCCTCTTATATTGTTCTTATACCACTGATAGCTGGATCTTTTCTGTCATTTGTGACGCAGCCTACTTCTTGGAACGTCACGTCAAACACGAGATCCGAGGAAGAGACGCGAGTTGTGGAATTGCCTCAGGAAATGATCTGCCCGTTCGACGCGCAGATCGTTTGTTTCGGTATCTATATTCTCCAAACTGTCCAGCTGATCAGTACATCTACAGGGAACGTCGGCACTGACGTTTTTGTATTCGCTGTCTGTATGCATCTCTGCGGTCAATTGGAAATACTCGCTTCGGAACTGTTGCGGTTTCACGAAGGAAAAGAGAACAATAGTTGGGCGAGAGCTAAAATGATCACGCTAATCGATAGGCACTGTTTGCTCTTGAATCTAGCCAAAAATATCTCGGATACGCTAGATATCATCTTGATCGTTCAACTGGTCGTCCACGCTTCGCTTATATGTTTAATAG GTTTGCAACTTATTTGGTCGTTGGCAATGAGTGATTTTGTTCTTGTCGTGAGAAGTAtactttcttttaatatattaatgattcAAATATTCTTGTACAGCTATATGGGTGAAACTTTGTCGTTCAGAGCACAAGCGATTTCTCGCGCAATTTATTTAAGCAAATGGTATGACTTGCCGGCAAATATTATTCGAGatctatattttgtaatagcTCGTGCAAACGTGCCCATTTGCATAACAGTGggaaaattctttaatatggATCTTAATAGTTTcaagaatattttgaaagcGTCGGCttcttatttttctgtattacaAATTATGCTCATGGAATAA
- the LOC105671594 gene encoding odorant receptor 13a-like, which translates to MIMSWKDDVSYAMGPYKFFTLPIGGWPLQEYNTFALVRFLISWSGICVAIILMYLNIYYDCSDIDYLTIDSKEKRTIMRRHAFMGRNIFCCVVLSGYIAAIGIMVEPFMSSDNDAQVNLSINKQGLRYPFPTSCTLANIYLPTGLYVMIYVVQCILLYIGATGNTGNDSLFLSIALHVCGQMELLRIEFSNLSAEDKNVNKDFLNLVTKHTFLLNQAKLLKDTIGFSLSVQLLMSCILISIIGFQFILALKVGDIIMTAKTTMVLLTFLTQLFVYSVVSEYLKYQVEEFAHSIYYCNWHCLSVRLMKNVLFIIARSQQPVQFAAGNFLVVNMGTFTSILKTSFSYLSVLRMTLDM; encoded by the exons ATGATAATGTCATGGAAAGACGATGTGTCGTACGCTATGGGtccttataaattttttactctaCCAATAGGTGGTTGGCCTTTGCAAGAATACAATACATTTGCTTTAGTCCGTTTTCTCATATCTTGGTCTGGTATA TGCGTGGCGATAATTCTAATGTATCTCAACATATATTATGATTGCAGCGAtat TGATTATCTTACGATTGATAGTAAGGAAAAGCGCACCATCATGCGACGACACGCTTTTATGGGAAGAAACATTTTCTGTTGTGTCGTATTAAGCGGTTACATTGCTGCAATTGGTATCATGGTGGAACCTTTTATGTCAAGTGATAATGATGCGCAAGTTAATCTATCCATCAATAAACAAGGTTTACGGTATCCATTTCCCACATCATGTACATTAGCAAACATTTATTTGCCGACTGGATTGTACGTGATGATTTATGTAGTACAGtgtattctattatatattggTGCTACTGGCAACACag gCAATGATTCACTTTTTCTCTCAATTGCCTTGCACGTTTGCGGGCAAATGGAACTTCTAAGAATCGAGTTTAGTAACTTGAGTGCGGAAGACAAAAATGTCAATaaggattttttaaacttgGTAACAAAGCATACTTTTCTATTAAATCAGGCAAAACTACTGAAAGATACAATTGGTTTTAGTCTGTCAGTTCAGTTGCTCATGAGTTGCATTCTTATTAGCATAAtcg gctttcaatttattttggcGTTGAAAGTAGGTGACATAATTATGACAGCTAAAACTACAATGGTGTTACTTACCTTTTTGACTCAACTGTTTGTCTATTCTGTCGTGagtgaatatttgaaatatcaaGTGGAGGAATTTGCGCATTCAATTTATTACTGCAATTGGCATTGCTTGTCGGTGAGATTGATGAAGAACGTGTTGTTTATCATTGCTCGTTCGCAGCAACCCGTTCAGTTCGCAGCTGGCAACTTTCTCGTCGTTAACATGGGGACTTTTACatctatattaaaaacttcCTTCTCATATTTGTCCGTACTGCGTATGACACTGgacatgtaa